In a genomic window of Blastocatellia bacterium:
- a CDS encoding thiamine pyrophosphate-dependent enzyme — MATVIELPIEVYQGPVDPDWCPGCGDFGVLKALKLAAGRLGIQPKDLVVVSGIGCSSNLPGFIHAYGVHSLHGRAVAVAEGIKLANHDLHVVVTGGDGDGYGIGIGHFIHAMRRNIDITYIVMNNQIYGLTTGQASPTTMKEVRTKSTPRGNAELPINPIALALVSGATYVARGFSGEPDHLASLIAGGIAHRGFALVDVFSPCVTYNKVNTYPWFKQRVYKLEEDATHDPSNPLAALEKAFEWGDRIPIGLFYRDTQPTYEDSEPALKNGPLVRQPLGVSKELFDRLLEEFL, encoded by the coding sequence ATGGCAACGGTCATCGAACTTCCGATTGAGGTTTATCAGGGACCGGTCGATCCCGATTGGTGTCCCGGTTGCGGTGATTTTGGCGTGTTAAAGGCGCTCAAACTGGCCGCTGGGCGACTGGGCATTCAGCCCAAGGACCTGGTGGTGGTCTCCGGCATTGGGTGCTCGTCCAATCTGCCGGGATTCATTCATGCCTACGGTGTGCATAGCCTGCACGGTCGCGCTGTGGCCGTCGCCGAGGGGATCAAGCTCGCCAACCACGATCTTCACGTGGTGGTCACCGGCGGCGATGGGGACGGCTATGGGATCGGCATCGGCCACTTCATTCACGCCATGCGCCGCAACATTGACATCACCTACATCGTCATGAACAACCAGATTTACGGCTTGACCACCGGTCAAGCCTCGCCCACCACCATGAAAGAAGTGCGCACCAAGTCCACGCCGCGGGGCAATGCCGAGCTGCCCATCAATCCCATTGCCCTCGCTCTTGTCTCCGGGGCCACTTATGTCGCCCGTGGTTTCTCCGGCGAACCCGACCATCTGGCCAGTCTCATCGCCGGAGGCATCGCACATCGGGGATTCGCTCTGGTGGATGTCTTCAGCCCCTGCGTCACCTACAACAAGGTCAACACCTATCCCTGGTTCAAGCAGCGCGTCTACAAACTCGAGGAAGACGCCACCCACGATCCCTCTAATCCCCTGGCCGCTCTGGAGAAAGCCTTTGAGTGGGGCGACCGCATTCCCATCGGCCTCTTCTACCGCGACACGCAGCCAACCTATGAGGACAGCGAACCGGCCTTGAAAAATGGTCCGCTCGTTCGCCAGCCGCTTGGAGTGTCGAAGGAATTGTTTGATCGCCTTCTGGAGGAATTTCTGTAG